A region of Nostoc sp. 'Peltigera membranacea cyanobiont' N6 DNA encodes the following proteins:
- a CDS encoding isochorismatase family cysteine hydrolase — translation MSEILLVVDMQNGFMPEKCRHIIPTVIKLIERFLEAGKLVEFTKFINTADSNYVKLIHWSSLIHEPETSIIDELQPYIHNIFDKPYYSAFTESFSSFILINQISKIYLCGVETDSCIFKTAIDSFERGIEPVIIEDACFSAGGQQAHDAGIFLLKRNIGKNQIQMSNQILEKIS, via the coding sequence ATGAGCGAAATCCTTCTTGTAGTAGATATGCAAAATGGTTTTATGCCTGAAAAATGCAGACATATTATTCCTACTGTCATTAAACTAATTGAGCGCTTTTTAGAAGCTGGTAAACTCGTTGAATTCACAAAATTTATCAATACTGCTGACAGTAATTATGTGAAGCTAATTCATTGGTCAAGCTTGATACATGAACCAGAAACAAGCATTATTGATGAACTTCAGCCATATATACATAATATTTTTGATAAACCTTATTACTCTGCATTTACGGAAAGTTTTTCGAGTTTTATTTTGATTAATCAAATCAGTAAAATATATCTTTGTGGAGTTGAAACTGATAGCTGTATTTTCAAGACAGCAATTGACTCTTTTGAGCGCGGTATTGAACCAGTAATTATCGAGGATGCTTGCTTTAGTGCTGGTGGTCAGCAAGCGCATGATGCAGGTATTTTCTTACTCAAACGTAATATCGGAAAAAACCAAATTCAGATGAGTAATCAGATTCTTGAGAAGATATCATAA
- a CDS encoding YdcF family protein codes for MLNYKISKKWLILITVTLISALLLAIASSASSIYLYGSSTNNIKADAAIVLGAAVWGEEPSPVFRERINHAINLYKNGSVKTIIFTGGVGESNEPPEAIVGKNYALAQQVKAADILTETQSRTTHQNLTNALEVAKAHQLNKFLIVSDPLHMKRAVLMARNLGMDAHSSPTPTTRYRSFHSQMEFLSRETYFYFVYLVFKI; via the coding sequence ATGCTCAATTACAAAATTTCCAAAAAATGGTTAATTTTGATAACAGTAACTTTGATATCTGCCTTGTTGCTGGCGATCGCTTCTTCTGCCTCAAGTATTTATTTATATGGCAGCAGTACTAATAATATCAAAGCAGATGCAGCAATTGTTTTAGGAGCGGCAGTTTGGGGAGAAGAACCATCTCCTGTTTTCAGAGAGCGAATTAACCACGCCATCAACTTATATAAAAATGGATCTGTTAAAACAATCATTTTTACTGGCGGAGTTGGCGAGAGTAATGAACCACCTGAAGCTATAGTTGGAAAAAATTATGCACTCGCGCAACAGGTAAAAGCTGCTGATATTCTCACTGAAACTCAATCTCGTACAACTCACCAGAACCTCACAAATGCTTTGGAAGTAGCGAAAGCTCACCAATTAAACAAGTTTCTTATTGTTAGCGATCCATTGCACATGAAACGAGCAGTATTGATGGCGCGAAATTTAGGAATGGATGCACATTCGTCTCCCACACCGACTACCCGCTATCGCAGTTTTCACAGTCAAATGGAGTTTTTGAGCCGAGAAACTTATTTTTACTTTGTCTACTTAGTGTTTAAAATCTAG
- a CDS encoding prolyl hydroxylase family protein, producing MTKKNLLNNEIFTIDNILSPQECGEYIALTENIGYTDAPITTSRGFEIRPDIRNNERVILDDQQRAFDLWQRVSNYIPNIIGRWEAVGLNERFRFYRYDPGQRFAIHHDGSYRRSNGEESLLSFMIYLNQGFAGGETRFHFDRRYYEHLPSITVVPVTGMALCFVHELVHEGTPVNQGRKYVLRSDVMYCQKSKVF from the coding sequence ATGACTAAAAAAAATTTGCTAAACAATGAAATTTTCACTATAGACAATATTCTTTCACCACAAGAGTGTGGGGAGTATATTGCTTTAACCGAAAACATCGGTTATACAGATGCCCCAATTACTACCTCACGAGGTTTTGAAATACGTCCTGATATCCGCAATAATGAGCGTGTTATCCTAGATGATCAGCAACGGGCTTTTGATTTATGGCAGCGTGTGTCAAATTATATTCCTAATATCATTGGCAGATGGGAAGCGGTGGGGCTGAATGAGCGTTTTCGTTTCTATCGCTATGATCCAGGACAGAGATTTGCGATTCATCATGATGGTTCTTATCGGCGCTCTAATGGTGAGGAGAGTCTATTAAGCTTCATGATTTATCTGAATCAAGGTTTTGCAGGTGGCGAAACCCGTTTTCATTTTGATAGGCGATACTATGAACATTTACCTAGTATCACTGTGGTTCCAGTAACAGGTATGGCTTTGTGCTTTGTCCATGAACTAGTACATGAAGGCACTCCTGTTAACCAAGGGCGAAAGTACGTTTTGCGCTCGGATGTTATGTACTGTCAAAAATCAAAAGTCTTTTAA